A genomic window from Bos javanicus breed banteng chromosome 13, ARS-OSU_banteng_1.0, whole genome shotgun sequence includes:
- the ZNF831 gene encoding zinc finger protein 831 isoform X2, producing the protein MDVPELACPTSPARDQPAPASGPPGAPGGQASPHLTLGPVILSREQGLAPTVFLKALPIPLYHTVPPGGLQPRAPLVTGSLDGGSLPFVLGPLLQPEGLGSTQAGKPVAPGLTVNIVGALPILSPGLGPALGSPGKVRNAGRYLCPHCGRDCLKPSVLEKHIRSHTGERPFPCATCGIAFKTQSNLYKHRRTQTHLNNSRLSSESDGGGSSLLEEGEKAAEPTGADRALSQRPLSPGTHAAGHCPVPTVHVSLVAKNLDRKLDAVPCRGSTFDIKEAPVDSAPGLPLASPQSRWKLPEPRSPTASRPSSALQQQQVEKPGDSKPSEGRLRKCESTDSGYLSRSDSAEQPPAAGSPLHSLSEHSAESEGEGGPGPGRAERVAGLELEKRRLEERIARLISHNQAVVDDPQLAHVRPRKTVLSKQGSIDLPMPYTYKDSFHFDLRPPGPGRLPAALRAARSTCTPPDRARPLFFHSVPTQLSTGTDCVPVTRSNSLPFVEGTGTWPEPPEPRDSWPRRQKPLSPRPTPARPADAPGGHPRALVRQAAVEDLPCPLTADALAPVEDPEGKRPAAEEGSASKGQAAAKKRGQRKLKMFSQEKWQVYGKDTFKSIYQRAKASHRGGRKATEVTVGGGAALERPLQQEASGGGDTVVGAKPGPWASPPVLAGLLVTEPHKQRETVAGTGGPDQLGSNRAVSPPTLSSGEALCLDSKSPLLPPHEGPELECQQFPASGPPKGGDLEAPRPDSKLEGGTCGGEGTKETCQQAHVVPRGPGGSSGEPKALEDKLPSERKKLKVEELSCQELLGAGGEIPGGPMQTASPPPQNQDTDPGEKPGGLPGSGNSTESVISGALRWEGPQDTEPPPRPPGCPSQLASHPPAPHTLTDSVDMVFPPQYLLRFPQRDTRPLSPLPQKLDQGQDSICKRRGPEVQTSFAESGQGALLPPCPISGQAPAGEDSCWKYPSWSRSCDQRKGLQREERGGLNAGIPIARALKGSASFLPASMCESWRSGTHDTQEISRSNTVARAGPSGGVLNSWEPTGELGAPSESATQAPSSGSLACCSHQAGSSLSASMAPHWPELALRTNAEPARSCGVQGSFPSLRAEPRLTWCCLSRSLPLPMEQKEKDASVYLGLHLPGGGLQGEGPDAWLVSKTVSGAWTRIRPGDGGQMQMSKLSDPTARGMLSRDRVSEPEWKKRRSRRRAKMPRGSSRCKHLSTHSKRYRGNFLQSRVQLRVTRLRKPHWVLRKDGHPPRAKGPDPCRTQGQASSEMAEQREPTSTK; encoded by the exons ATGGATGTGCCAGAACTCGCCTGTCCTACCTcgcctgccagggaccagccggCACCTGCTTCTGGCCCCCCAGGGGCCCCGGGTGGGCAGGCATCGCCTCACTTGACCCTGGGCCCCGTCATCCTGTCTCGGGAGCAGGGCCTGGCCCCCACCGTGTTCCTGAAGGCCCTGCCCATCCCACTGTACCACACAGTGCCTCCGGGAGGGCTCCAGCCACGTGCTCCCCTCGTGACAGGCAGTCTGGACGGGGGCAGCCTGCCCTTCGTTCTCGGCCCCCTGCTGCAGCCTGAAGGGCTTGGTTCCACCCAAGCAGGGAAGCCGGTGGCCCCGGGGCTCACGGTGAACATCGTGGGTGCTCTGCCCATCCTGTCACCGGGCCTGGGGCCCGCTCTGGGCAGCCCAGGCAAGGTGCGCAACGCTGGCAGGTACCTGTGCCCACACTGCGGCCGGGACTGCCTGAAGCCCAGCGTTCTGGAGAAGCACATTCGGTCCCACACAGGGGAGCGGCCCTTCCCCTGCGCCACCTGCGGCATTGCCTTTAAGACCCAGAGCAACTTATATAAGCACAGACGGACCCAGACACACCTCAACAACTCCAGACTCTCTTCGGAGTCTGACGGTGGAGGGAGCAGCCTCCTAGAGGAAGGTGAAAAGGCGGCTGAGCCCACGGGGGCCGACCGGGCGCTATCACAAAGACCCCTTTCTCCCGGCACCCACGCCGCTGGGCACTGCCCAGTGCCCACCGTGCATGTGTCCCTGGTTGCCAAGAACCTGGATCGGAAGTTGGACGCTGTTCCCTGTCGGGGGTCCACATTTGATATCAAGGAGGCCCCTGTAGACTCTGCTCCCGGGCTCCCGCTGGCCAGCCCGCAGTCGAGGTGGAAGCTGCCAGAGCCTCGGTCCCCGACGGCCAGTAGGCCGAGCTCAGCGCTGCAGCAACAGCAGGTGGAGAAGCCTGGAGACTCCAAGCCCTCGGAGGGCCGGCTGCGGAAGTGCGAGAGCACCGACTCGGGCTACCTGTCCCGTTCGGACAGCGCGGAGCAGCCGCCGGCCGCCGGCAGCCCCCTGCACAGCCTGTCGGAGCACAGCGCCGAGTCTGAGGGCGAGGGCGGCCCCGGGCCCGGGCGCGCGGAGCGGGTGGCTGGtctggagctggagaagaggCGGCTGGAGGAACGCATCGCCAGGCTCATCTCGCACAACCAGGCCGTGGTGGACGACCCCCAGCTGGCACACGTGCGGCCCCGCAAGACGGTCCTGTCCAAGCAGGGTAGCATTGACCTGCCCATGCCTTATACCTACAAGGACTCCTTCCACTTCGATCTGCGGCCGCCGGGACCCGGGAGGCTGCCGGCTGCCCTGCGTGCCGCGCGCTCCACCTGCACGCCCCCGGACAGGGCACGCCCCCTCTTCTTCCACTCGGTCCCCACGCAGCTCTCCACTGGCACCGATTGCGTGCCAGTCACCAGGAGCAACTCACTGCCCTTCGTCGAGGGCACCGGGACGTGGCCGGAGCCGCCGGAACCCCGGGACTCCTGGCCCCGGAGGCAGAAACCTCTGAGCCCCAGGCCCACCCCCGCCCGCCCAGCTGATGCCCCCGGCGGGCACCCTCGGGCTCTAGTCAGACAGGCGGCGGTGGAGGACCTGCCGTGCCCCCTGACCGCAGATGCCCTGGCCCCGGTGGAGGACCCAGAGGGAAAGAGACCAGCTGCTGAGGAGGGGTCTGCCAGCAAGGGCCAGGCAGCTGCTAAGAAACGCGGCCAGAGGAAACTGAAgatgttctcacaggagaagtgGCAAGTGTATGGGAAGGACACGTTCAAGAGCATCTACCAGAGAGCAAAAGCCAGTCACCGTGGAGGCAGGAAGGCTACCGAGGTGACAGTGGGCGGTGGGGCAGCGCTGGAGCGTCCTCTCCAGCAAGAGGCCTCCGGTGGTGGGGACACTGTTGTGGGGGCCAAGCCAGGGCCGTGGGCAAGTCCACCAGTCCTGGCAGGCCTCTTGGTGACTGAGCCCCATAAGCAGAGGGAGACAGTGGCCGGAACAGGAGGCCCTGACCAGCTGGGCTCTAACAGGGCCGTCTCACCCCCAACCCTCAGCAGTGGAGAAGCCCTCTGTTTGGACAGCAAGAGCCCTCTGCTTCCTCCACATGAGGGCCCGGAGCTGGAGTGTCAGCAGTTCCCAGCATCTGGTCCCCCCAAAGGGGGTGACCTAGAGGCTCCCAGGCCAGACTCCAAGCTGGAAGGTGGCACCTGCGGTGGTGAGGGCACCAAGGAAACCTGTCAGCAGGCCCATGTGGTCCCGAGAGGGCCTGGTGGGAGCTCAGGAGAGCCCAAGGCCCTGGAGGACAAGCTCCCCTCAGAgaggaagaagctgaaggtggagGAGCTAAGCTGCCAGGAGctcctgggagcaggaggagagatTCCTGGTGGCCCCATGCAGACTGCCTCACCACCACCTCAGAACCAGGACACTGACCCTGGGGAAAAGCCAGGGGGGCTGCCTGGAAGTGGCAACTCCACAGAGAGTGTCATATCTGgggccctgaggtgggagggTCCTCAAGACACGGAGCCTCCACCACGTCCCCCTGGGTGTCCCTCCCAACTGGCCTCCCACCCTCCGGCTCCTCACACcctcactgactcggtggacatggtCTTTCCTCCCCAGTACCTCCTCAGGTTTCCCCAGAGAGACACCCGCCCCCTGTCACCTCTCCCCCAGAAGCTGGACCAAGGCCAGGACTCTATCTGCAAGAGAAGGGGGCCTGAGGTACAGACATCCTTTGCCGAGTCAGGGCAGGgggccctcctgcctccctgtcctATCTCAGGCCAGGCCCCAGCTGGAGAAGACAGCTGCTGGAAATACCCCAGCTGGTCCAGGTCATGTGACCAGAGAAAGGGGctacagagagaggagaggggcgGCTTGAATGCTGGTATACCAATAGCCAGGGCCCTCAAGGGGTCAGCCTCCTTCTTGCCTGCCTCAATGTGTGAATCCTGGAGGAGTGGGACCCATGACACCCAAGAAATCTCCAGGAGCAACACTGTGGCGAGGGCCGGGCCCTCTGGGGGTGTCCTCAATTCCTGGGAACCCACTGGAGAGCTGGGGGCACCTTCTGAGAGTGCTACTCAAGCCCCTTCTTCAGGGTCTCTAGCCTGCTGCTCCCACCAGGCTGGCTCCTCTCTCTCGGCCAGCATGGCCCCCCACTGGCCTGAGTTGGCCTTGCGCACCAATGCAGAACCTGCCAGGAGCTGCGGGGTCCAGGGCTCTTTTCCATCGCTGAGGGCCGAGCCCCGGCTCACGTGGTGTTGCCTGAGCCGCAGCCTCCCCCTGCCAatggagcagaaggagaaggatgcTTCTGTGTACCTGGGCTTACATTTGCCTGGAGGTGGCCTCCAGGGTGAGGGTCCGGACGCCTGGCTGGTGAGCAAAACAGTGTCTGGAGCATGGACCAGGATACGCCCTGGAGATGGAGGGCAGATGCAGATGTCGAAG CTCTCTGACCCAACAGCCCGAGGGATGCTGTCCCGGGACCGGGTGTCTGAGCCAGAGTGGAAGAAACGACGGTCTCGTAGAAGAGCGAAGATGCCTCGTGGGAGCAGCAGGTGCAAACATCTGAGCACCCACTCTAAAAG